Genomic window (Paenibacillus sp. 37):
CTTATCAAAGGTAGCCACACTAAGAATGAGCCAGGCCAAGCTGACCAGAAATGCCACAATAGCGACAAATGGGCTCATCGGCCAGAATAAAAAGCTGGAGATCAGTAACAGTACCAGATACACATTTGTCTGAATGTATGTCCGTCTGATGCCTTTAACAACGGGTAGCATGGGAACACCAGCAGCTTTGTATTCGTCAAAACGACGAATCGCAATCCCGTAGAAGTGAGGCATTTGCCATAAGAGCATCGTAACAACCAATGCCCAGATCTCGAAATGACCCAGTTCCGGTGAAATGGCTGCCCAACCGATGAGTGGGGGCACAGCACCCGAAAGACTTCCCACTTCCGTGTTGTAGATCGTTGTACGTTTGGTCCACATCGTGTAAGGGAACACGTAAAGCAACAGACCCAAAATACCAAATACAGCAGCGGATGGGGAAGCGATGTACAACATGATGCCCCCGATGATGGTGATGGCAATACCGAGAATCAGACCCGACTTGGTATCTACGCGACCCGTAACGGTAGGGCGTTTCTTCGTACGTTCCATGATCGCATCGATATCACGATCATACAAGTTGTTAAACACCCCTGCAGCTCCAATAATGAGAGAAGACCCAATAAAGGAAAGGATGATTGGTACAATATTAGCTAAGATTGAAGCATCAAATACATATAAAGCCAAACTTAAACCCGCAAACATGGCGATCAGGTTGGACTTGATGATTCCGATTTTGATCGTATCGAAGAATACTTTCGGAATCGAGCTATACTCCAGGCTGATATTGGTCTGTGAACCATTATTCAATGTTTTCAAGAACTCACTTCCTATATCTATACTTGTATATTATGTCGCTATTATACCATTCAATACACTATGTGATTTAATTAACGTTTTAGTATTTAAAATAATGTCATTTGATTGTGAACAATTTAAAAACAAGGTTGTTTTTAATTGTTAAATAATTATTTCTGTGTTACAGGAGAGAATCCAAAAATCCGGGTATAACAGTGATTTAAAGTTTGTTCTGTCATTGTAGTGTAAGTGTAAATAATCTTTTATTCAACTGACACAGACTGGATTGAAGAAGGTAGTTAAAGATATATGTTGCAAAATGGTTAGGTTTTGTTTATTGTAGATATAAGATATCTTTAATAGACTTTTTTTGGTGTGTTCTTGCAAATCTCCGATATTACTTTCTTAAGAGAGAGCGGAGGTTATTTTTAAAACTTAATTAGAGATATTAAATGTCTGGAAAGGGTGAGTAATATGAGTAATATGAATCAACTCTTGGATGTACTTATTATTGGTGGAGGACCAGCGGGGCTTAATGCAGCCCTAGTACTCGGCAGGGCCCGTAAGAACGTTGTGGTCATCGATGATGAGACACCGCGAAACTGGGTAACAAGGGAGTCGCATGGGTTTGTGACAAGAGATGGGGCTAGTCCACGTGAATTCCGCAAAGCAGCCAAAGAACAGATTGCAGCGTATCCCTCAGTTCAATTTGCATCCGATACGGCAACAGCGATAACAGGTAACGATGGTGATTTTGTAATCAAGACTACTCAGGGGGCAAGTTATCGCACGAGAAAGATTTTGTTTGCGGTAGGTAAGAAAGACCTTCCTTTGGATATTAACGGATTAACAGAGGTTTACGGTAAAAGTGCGTTTGTGTGTCCATATTGTGATGGATGGGAGTTAAGAGACCAATCGCTGGTCATCATCGTTAGTGGAGATAAGGCATTACATATGGCAAAAGTCATATCCGGCTGGACAACACAATATACGATCTGTACGAATGGATCAGATTCCTTAACCGATGAGCAGCGTGAAGAGCTGAAGCGGCATAATGTTACTGTATTCGATGCACCGATTCAATCCATTAACTCTGAAGAAGGGATGGTACAGCAAGTTGTACTAAATGACGGTATAGCGATTCCATGCACAGGAGTCTTCTTCCAACCAAAACTGTTTACCGGATCAGAACTGCCAAAGGCCATCGGTTGTGAAATTACAGAGTCGGGGACGGTTATCGTTGATGCTTCCGGCAAAACATCCGTAGCGGGTGTTTACAGTGCTGGTGATGCAGCATCCGAGATGTATCAGGCAATCACGGCTGCGTCTCTGGGGGCATTGTCTGCGGTAAGCATTAATAATGAATTGAATTTCGAGAAGTGGGATGAGCCAACTCATCGTTAGATTAAATTAATAAGCGTCATAGAATCATAGCGTCATTGGTTCATACAGTAGGGGATTGCATATGCAATCCTCTATTTGTTGTTATTCAACCTAAATGTTGAATAATTCAAATGAAAGTAATAAAGCCGGGAGAAATTTGATATTAAATCAATTATGGTTTATCATTTTATCAAATGATACATATTTCTATCATTTATGAAATCATTAAAGGAGAGATCACTTATGAATGAAAGCAGAGCAGCCATCATATGGCTAACGAATACCCTGCTCCACGACGTACAGTTAAGAGGTGATCATCATGAGTGATGCAACTTACATTCCACAACCGAGAACGTATGGACCACTTGGAAACCTGCCCCTGATTGATAAAGAGAAACCAACGCTTTCTCTTGGAGTACTTGCCGAACAGCATGGACCAATATATCGACTTACCGTTCCCGGTTATTCCGGTTTAATCGTATCTGGACCAGATCTTGTTGCTGAGTTATGTGATGTGTCCCGTTTTGACAAATATGTATACAATGAACTCGAAAATGTACGTGCCTTTGGAGGCGATGGTTTATTTACAAGCAGAACATCGGAGCCCAATTGGAAAAAGGCCCATAACATTCTGCTTCCCACCTTCAGCAAACAGGCCATGAAAGGTTATCATCCCATGATGGTTGATATTGCCGAACAGTTGATCAACAAATGGGCACGTCTCAATTCCAACGATACGATTGATGTTGCGGATGATATGACACGCCTTACGTTGGATACCATTGGATTATGTGGATTCAATTATCGGTTTAACAGTTTTTACAGACAGGACCACAGTCCTTTTATTGAAAGTATGGTTAGGGCATTAAATGAAGCGATGCAGAAGAGCTCACGTTTGAAAATTCAGAATCTGCTTATGGTGAAAACCAAACGACAGTTCCAGGACGATATTCAGACGATGTTCTCTCTGGTAGATCAAATTATAGAGGAACGTAAAGCGAGTTCAGCACCCGAAGAGGTTGACTTGCTCGCTCGTATGCTGAATGGCAAAGATCCAGAGACTGGAGATATGCTGGATGATGAGAACATCCGTTATCAGATTATTACTTTTCTTATTGCCGGACATGAAACCACGAGTGGTCTATTATCTTTTGCTCTTTACTTTCTACTGAAAAATCCGGAATCGCTTCAAAAGGCGTATGACGAGGTGGATCAGATATTGGTCAGTGAATCACCACAGTACGAGGAAATTCTTCAGCTTTCCTATATTCGCATGATTCTCAGTGAATCGTTACGTCTCTGGCCAACCGCCCCGGGATTTGACGTATATGCCAAAGAAGACACCGTCATAGGTGGCAAATATCCCTTGAAGAAAGGGGAAAGCTGCAGTATTCTCCTGCCTCAGCTACACCGTGATAGAGAGGCATGGGGAGAGGATGCGGAGCTTTTCCGTCCAGAGCGATTTGAAGATACGGCGAAAGTGCCTCATCATGCGTATAAACCTTTTGGTAATGGGGAGAGAGCGTGTATCGGCATGCAGTTTGCTTTATATGAAGCAACACTTGTGCTTGGCATGGTCCTCAAACATTTTGACCTGATCGATTATAGCAACTATGAGTTGGATGTTAAACAGACACTAACGTTGAAGCCGGGAGACTTCCGGATCCAGGTGAAAGAGCGCAAGGTGTCACAAAAGATGAATAAGTCTACCGTATCCGTGAAAGAGAAACCTGCTCTTGTTGTTCATAGGAATATAACAAGTGACAGCCTGAGGGGAGAAATCCTGGTCGTTGAAACAGATGGTAACCCTTCGCTTCTGGTGTTATATGGTTCCAATCTGGGAACGGCAGAAGGCATTGCCCGAGAGCTTGTGGAGAAAGGCCGTTCTTATGGAATCCCAAGTGAAGCAGCCACTCTGAATGAGTGGGCTGGCCGCATACCCCGCCAAGGTGTCGTTCTCATCGTCACTGCTTCGTATAACGGTAAACCTCCGCAAAATGCTACGGCATTTGTAGACTGGTTGAAGGGAGCAGAGTCAGAGGAAACAAGGGATGTAAACTATGCAGTTCTGGGCTGTGGAGATCGGAGTTGGTCTGGAACGTACCAGAGCATTCCTCGATTAATGGATGAGAAGCTTGAAAAATTAGGTGGCAAACGACTGTTATCCCGCGGTGAAGCCGATGCCGGAGGTGATATGGAGAAACAAGTCGAGGCATGGCAGCATATGTTGTGGCCGCAGGTGTTGAACGCTCTGGGAATCAACGCGGAAGTAGTGAAGCCAACCCTGCCAAGCACAAGGGGAATTCAAATGGAGTTTGTCCATGAGGCAGCTGAGATGCCGCTTGCACAAACATATGATGCCAGCTATGCCACGGTATTAGTTAATAAAGAACTTCAGGAGATGGGAAGTGGGAGAAGCACACGTCACATTGAGGTGTTACTGCCTGATGGTACGAGTTATAGAGAGGGCGACCATCTCGGCGTGTTGCCTAGCAACCCGAAGCAGAATGTGGATCGGATACTCAGTCGGTTCCGACTAAATGGGGATATTCAGATCCAATTAACTTCGGACGTCAGCCATCTTACACACCTACCACTGAACAGACCCGTCAAGATTCATGAGCTGCTCGCTCATTGTGTGGAATTGCAGACACCAATTTCCAGAACACAGTTGCAGGAGTTAGCTAATCATACGGTATGTCCACCTCATAAGCGTGAACTGGAAGGCATGTTGGATGAAAACAGCTACAAGGATTATATTCTTGCCAATCGAATCACGATGTTGGACCTGCTAGAAAAGTATGAGGCGTGTGAGCTGCCATTCGAAAGGTTCCTTGAACTATTGCCTCCGCTTAAGCCCAGATATTATTCAATATCCAGCTCGCCAAGCCTGAATACCGGGCAAGCGAGCATAACGGTATCGGTAGTAAGAGAGCCTGCATGGAGTGGCAAAGGCGAATACCAGGGAGTTGCTTCATCGTACCTTGCCGGTTGTCCATCCGGAGAACGTATTCTGATGTTTGTACGTACGCCGGAATCCGAATTTCATCTGTCCGAAGAGGTTGATGTTCCAATGATCATGGTGGGACCGGGGACGGGGGTTGCACCGTTCAGAGGTTTCCTCCAGTCGAGAGCGGTCATGAAACAGAGAGGTATGCCACTGAGTGAGGCGCATTTGTTCTTTGGGTGCAGGAATGATTCAGACTTCATCTATCGTCAGGAGCTAGAACAATACGAACGAGAAGGCATTGTTAAGTTACACACTGCTTTTTCTCGTGCGGATGGCAAGCCCAAAACGTATGTACAGCATCTGATGAAGGAGGATTCCGAACAGTTGATTCACATGCTGATGAACAAAGGAAAACTCTACGTATGCGGGGATGGAAGCCAGATGGCTCCTGCGGTAGAAGAGGCTTTACAGCAATCATATCAGGAGGTGCAGGGAGCAACGATGCAGCAAGCGAAAAACTGGCTTATTCAGCTTCAGGTGGAAGGACGCTACGTGCAAGACGTGTGGGCATGTAATAAACGAACAAGTGTGGGTTATCAGAATCTATCTATTAAAACTTAAATATGAAAGAAAGATGATGAAAAAGAAACGTATGGTAGTCTTCTGACTGTCGTAGCATGTTTCACGCTTGCGATATTCCGATGACAGCAAGTTATAAAGTTGATCCATATCGGGGACAACTCACACTACAATCCGTTGATGGTCAGACAGGTTATACATGGACCGTGACCTACGGAGGTTATGTAACCTATTAATTAATAATGGAATAATGCTCTACTCATCCAAAAACAGCCGTTCGATCTGGAGTTCCACATCCAAATCGGCGGCTGTTTTGATTAGGAGCTTTGTAAGAACGAGTAATGATTTTTATCTGGAATCCTGAACCGTTGCCGTACTGTTGTTGGCGCTCAGGGCGGAAATCGGATCGAAAGGGGGACCTGTTATTGTACCTACGAGCAGTGCAATATCCACCGCATTGACCGGGCTGCCCCATGAATTCCCAGAGAAGACCATGACGGCCCGGTCATTAACAAATCCTCGGGTATTATAAACAACATTGCTAATAACTTCTCCAGTCGTATTAGGGTTAAAGTAGGCTGGCTGACGTAAGGAATAAAAAATATTATTTTGTACAAGCAAGCCAGTCATATTTCCAGTCTGGGTCACGAGACCACGATTGACAACCCAACCTGAAGAAGGGCCAGCTTGAGGAGGACCGAATATCGTATTATTTATTACGGTATGATTGGTTCCGCCTAATTGAATAAATTCAACAGCATAAGGGTTATCACTAGTGATCGTTAATCCGTCTACAGTTACTCCGCTTCCAATGATAGTGAAAGGGATAACAGCAGCTTGTAACAGGATGATTGTACTAGGATAGCCTTTTAGAGTTATTCCTGCTTTATTAATGGTAATGTTCGCAGTGATTGGGTATGTGCCACCAAGAATATGAACGGTTCCTGTTGGAGATACCGCGGTTACACCTTGTTGAATCGTTCCAAAAGGACTGGCCTGTGTTCCATTTCCGCCCACCGCGCCTTGTAAAACATATACATTAAAGGGATCGGGCAGTACAGTACCCGTCGCCCCCGTTGCACCCGTGGTGCCAGTAACACCTGTCGCTCCAGCGAGGCCAGTTGCTCCAGTGGCACCTGTATTGCCTGTAGCCCCCGTTGCACCTGTAGCTCCGGTAGGGCCCTCCGGACCGCCAGAGGGTCCAGTGTCACCCGTGGGACCTGTAGTTCCTGTCGCGCCCGTGGCTCCGGTGAGTCCAGTGGATCCGGTAATGCCCGTTGCCCCGGTAGGACCTGTCGCACCAGTGTCACCCGTGGGACCTGTAGTTCCTGTCGCGCCTGTGATTCCGGTAAGTCCAGTGGATCCGGTAATGCCTGTAGCCCCTGTAGGACCTGTCACGCCAGTGTCACCCGTGGCACCTGTAGTCCCAGTTACTCCAGTGATGCCTGTAGCTCCTGTAAATCCTGTAATGCCCGTGACTCCTGTATCGCCTGTAGAGCCGGTAATACCTGTAGCTCCGGTAGGACCTGTACTCCCGGTAGGACCTGTCACGCCCGTGGCACCCGTCGTGCCCGTATTGCCACTGGCACCTATCGCGCCTGTAAGACCCGTGGCGCCTGTTGTCCCGGTAGCTCCGGTGGAGCCAGTGACTCCTGTAACGCCTGTAGCTCCTGTAGCCCCGGTAGCTCCATTAAAATTCTCACTGCCAAATAATTCGGAATAAACGAGTCGGTGAGCAGCAACCAAAGAGCCGGCAGTGTTTTTCCCCCAAAAAGAAACCAAAATGTCCTCAGGGGTTGCTCCTGTAACGGTAATAACGTATTCGAAACTGTTAAGATCAGCAAAATAAGTTCGTGTAGCTACTGCACCGGGTAAGATTGTGAATTGCTCACTTACATATAGAGCTCTGTTTGTAATTAATGAATATCCCTGGACAAGTATAGTTGCGGCGTTTACGACACTCTGATTTTCAACTTTAATGGAAACAATCTGAGTTGGCCTTACCCCATTCACGGGGCTATTATCAATAGGGCCAGTTAGCAGGATTGCCAAGTTTCTCACTCCTTTTCTCAAAAATCGAAACTAAGTGTGATTCAGCATTGATGTATGTGTATTCGAAGACAGGGAAAAGTTCCCTACTTTCTCAGAATGAAATCTATAAAAGGTAATAATTAAAAAAAGAGGATGTTATGATGCCTCTCATATGAAAATGCTTTCAAATTAAAAGTGAAATATTATGATTGACAGCACCGATCTGAGCGGGTTTAATTATATAGACCGATTGTTATAATTATTTGAAGGAAGTGGCTTTCGTTGAGTGAAAAGTCTAATGCTAGAGAGTCCATTGTCAGCACAGCAGCGAGACTGTTTTTTTCACAAGGATATCATGCGACCGGTCTGAATCAGATCATCAAAGAGAGTAGTACGCCGAAAGGGTCGTTGTATCATTATTTCCCGCAAGGCAAGGAAGAGCTCGCGCACGAGTGTATTCAAAAAGCCAATGAACAAATCTTGCAGACATTTGAGAAAACATTTGCAGCCCACGACAATACGGGGGATGCCATTCAGAGATTTATTCATGATTTGGCTCATGAAACAGAAGCAGCAGGGTTTACCGGATTTCTCCCATTCAGCTTCTGGGCAGCTGTGGAGACTTCGTGTATTAGCCAGCAGTTACGTATTGCATGTCAGGGTGTATTTGCAGATTGGCAGGATGTCATTAAGAAACATCTGATTCTGGATGGCGTTGGTGAAGAGAAGGCGCGGGAGACGGCACTTCTGATCATTTCTTTGATGGAGGGAGCACTGATTATCAGCCTGACAAATCAAGATAAACAGCCTCTGCTGACGGCTGCTGAGTATTTGTCGGTTGTGACGAAGAACGCCAAACAGATTCAATAAGTTATAGCAAGAGACAGAGAAAAAGAAAGTTTGATACGTTTGAGGAGGATGGGATCGTGGAGGTTTCCATGAAGGCTGATTCTGCACAGGATCAACAAGAAACGAAGCAATACAAGGTATTTCCGATTTTGTTCGCAATGCTGCTGAGCGGCTTTATAGGTCTGTTTGGTGAAACGGCATTAAACGTGGCTTTGACACCACTTATGGGTCTGCTTGAAGTTGGACCTACAACGATTCAATGGTTAACCACAGGTTACTTGCTTGTGTTGGGAATCCTGGTGCCGGTATCCGGTATGCTGT
Coding sequences:
- the cyoE gene encoding heme o synthase; the protein is MKTLNNGSQTNISLEYSSIPKVFFDTIKIGIIKSNLIAMFAGLSLALYVFDASILANIVPIILSFIGSSLIIGAAGVFNNLYDRDIDAIMERTKKRPTVTGRVDTKSGLILGIAITIIGGIMLYIASPSAAVFGILGLLLYVFPYTMWTKRTTIYNTEVGSLSGAVPPLIGWAAISPELGHFEIWALVVTMLLWQMPHFYGIAIRRFDEYKAAGVPMLPVVKGIRRTYIQTNVYLVLLLISSFLFWPMSPFVAIVAFLVSLAWLILSVATFDKKETEKWSKRMFIFSINHITIIFLVIIAYSLIAQMMR
- a CDS encoding NAD(P)/FAD-dependent oxidoreductase — protein: MNQLLDVLIIGGGPAGLNAALVLGRARKNVVVIDDETPRNWVTRESHGFVTRDGASPREFRKAAKEQIAAYPSVQFASDTATAITGNDGDFVIKTTQGASYRTRKILFAVGKKDLPLDINGLTEVYGKSAFVCPYCDGWELRDQSLVIIVSGDKALHMAKVISGWTTQYTICTNGSDSLTDEQREELKRHNVTVFDAPIQSINSEEGMVQQVVLNDGIAIPCTGVFFQPKLFTGSELPKAIGCEITESGTVIVDASGKTSVAGVYSAGDAASEMYQAITAASLGALSAVSINNELNFEKWDEPTHR
- a CDS encoding bifunctional cytochrome P450/NADPH--P450 reductase; protein product: MSDATYIPQPRTYGPLGNLPLIDKEKPTLSLGVLAEQHGPIYRLTVPGYSGLIVSGPDLVAELCDVSRFDKYVYNELENVRAFGGDGLFTSRTSEPNWKKAHNILLPTFSKQAMKGYHPMMVDIAEQLINKWARLNSNDTIDVADDMTRLTLDTIGLCGFNYRFNSFYRQDHSPFIESMVRALNEAMQKSSRLKIQNLLMVKTKRQFQDDIQTMFSLVDQIIEERKASSAPEEVDLLARMLNGKDPETGDMLDDENIRYQIITFLIAGHETTSGLLSFALYFLLKNPESLQKAYDEVDQILVSESPQYEEILQLSYIRMILSESLRLWPTAPGFDVYAKEDTVIGGKYPLKKGESCSILLPQLHRDREAWGEDAELFRPERFEDTAKVPHHAYKPFGNGERACIGMQFALYEATLVLGMVLKHFDLIDYSNYELDVKQTLTLKPGDFRIQVKERKVSQKMNKSTVSVKEKPALVVHRNITSDSLRGEILVVETDGNPSLLVLYGSNLGTAEGIARELVEKGRSYGIPSEAATLNEWAGRIPRQGVVLIVTASYNGKPPQNATAFVDWLKGAESEETRDVNYAVLGCGDRSWSGTYQSIPRLMDEKLEKLGGKRLLSRGEADAGGDMEKQVEAWQHMLWPQVLNALGINAEVVKPTLPSTRGIQMEFVHEAAEMPLAQTYDASYATVLVNKELQEMGSGRSTRHIEVLLPDGTSYREGDHLGVLPSNPKQNVDRILSRFRLNGDIQIQLTSDVSHLTHLPLNRPVKIHELLAHCVELQTPISRTQLQELANHTVCPPHKRELEGMLDENSYKDYILANRITMLDLLEKYEACELPFERFLELLPPLKPRYYSISSSPSLNTGQASITVSVVREPAWSGKGEYQGVASSYLAGCPSGERILMFVRTPESEFHLSEEVDVPMIMVGPGTGVAPFRGFLQSRAVMKQRGMPLSEAHLFFGCRNDSDFIYRQELEQYEREGIVKLHTAFSRADGKPKTYVQHLMKEDSEQLIHMLMNKGKLYVCGDGSQMAPAVEEALQQSYQEVQGATMQQAKNWLIQLQVEGRYVQDVWACNKRTSVGYQNLSIKT
- a CDS encoding collagen-like triple helix repeat-containing protein — translated: MAILLTGPIDNSPVNGVRPTQIVSIKVENQSVVNAATILVQGYSLITNRALYVSEQFTILPGAVATRTYFADLNSFEYVITVTGATPEDILVSFWGKNTAGSLVAAHRLVYSELFGSENFNGATGATGATGVTGVTGSTGATGTTGATGLTGAIGASGNTGTTGATGVTGPTGSTGPTGATGITGSTGDTGVTGITGFTGATGITGVTGTTGATGDTGVTGPTGATGITGSTGLTGITGATGTTGPTGDTGATGPTGATGITGSTGLTGATGATGTTGPTGDTGPSGGPEGPTGATGATGATGNTGATGATGLAGATGVTGTTGATGATGTVLPDPFNVYVLQGAVGGNGTQASPFGTIQQGVTAVSPTGTVHILGGTYPITANITINKAGITLKGYPSTIILLQAAVIPFTIIGSGVTVDGLTITSDNPYAVEFIQLGGTNHTVINNTIFGPPQAGPSSGWVVNRGLVTQTGNMTGLLVQNNIFYSLRQPAYFNPNTTGEVISNVVYNTRGFVNDRAVMVFSGNSWGSPVNAVDIALLVGTITGPPFDPISALSANNSTATVQDSR
- a CDS encoding TetR/AcrR family transcriptional regulator encodes the protein MSEKSNARESIVSTAARLFFSQGYHATGLNQIIKESSTPKGSLYHYFPQGKEELAHECIQKANEQILQTFEKTFAAHDNTGDAIQRFIHDLAHETEAAGFTGFLPFSFWAAVETSCISQQLRIACQGVFADWQDVIKKHLILDGVGEEKARETALLIISLMEGALIISLTNQDKQPLLTAAEYLSVVTKNAKQIQ